The stretch of DNA TGTTGCCACGGTAGTTTCTAGTTGGTAGTATTTTGTTGGCCTAAAGCTCCTAGCCGAAAAAAACTAAGCTGTATTTGACTTATTTTACGTAGGTAAAAACGAGTGAAacatataataaaattcaaaagataataaaaaattaattcaaattatctaaatttattttatttaatattcattaattaattttaaataaaataaatttaaattatttaaattaattttttattattattatcgtgTAACATATCATGATAAATCATAACAGTCAACTCAACAAGCACCAATAAGTTGACATACCATGATAATAACGGTCAACTCAATGAGCACTAGAAGTAAGTTCGTTCAATAGAACAAATCAAGAAGTCAGTAAATCATTGGAGAATTTCACTTAACAAGACATAAATGGAAGTCTATTTCATTTGTTGCAATTACGTTCTCATTGTATCCAATTATACAATTATACTGGTTTTCTTAAATTGAAGATAATAGTTTTTGTAACTATATTATGACTTATAGCTGTAATTAAAGAACTCTCTCAAATCATATCCCTCAAATAACAAGcaaatccatttaattaaatcaaactGAATTAAAAAGGTGGTTCATGCACTAACTGAAGACGAAAAAGAAGTCACCTTGAACAGCAAGAAAAATAGCTTTGGTTTTGCTTTGAGGTAGCATCCCCATTATTGACAAGACTCACCCGGTTGACAGATAATTCTGCTTTGTAGGTGTCTGAATNNNNNNNNNNNNNNNNNNNNNNNNNNNNNNNNNNNNNNNNNNNNNNNNNNNTTGTATATTTCCCGAATAACCATCTCAAAAGCCGTCTTAACGTTTGTAGCGTCCAAGGCAGAGGTTTCCATGAAAAATAAACCTTCTGCTTCTGCAAGGCTTTTTCCTTCTTCAATGCTTACTGCTCGGATGTTGTCCAGATCACATTTGTTGCCTACAAGCATCATTGCTACTGTTGTGTCGCAATGAGCTGAAAGGTAGTTTAAATAAGTTTAGAGAGTAAGATTTCACAAAACAAAGAATATTGAACTATTTGTTTCCTAGATTATGTTCCATTAGTAATAGATGTGTAATTAATTTTGTGGTAGGAGTACATAAGgagtaaaaatatttgttaggTGGTTGCACCTGATGTATTCTCTATGTACTCCTaccacaaaattaattatacatTTATTACTAATGAAACATTATTTAGATAACATTATTGATAGAAGCACCAAAGCAAACAAACACCACCTAAAAAAGCAGAATTAAGAATATGAGAGCTAAGTCAAGCATACATCTAATCTCTAACATGCATATTAGTTGTCTTATAAACACTAAGTTAATCAATTTACTAGAGTAGCTAATTTGTTAAGATGAAACAAAAGAAGAGAAGCATGTATTATGCCAGTTAGCAACCGAAGACATTCTATAATTAAGGAAGTTAGGTATAATTATCCCTCATAGTAAATTATACACAATGCTATTATGCTCCATTTAAAATCAGACCATAATTTGTAGTTGAATAAAATTCAGGCTTAGCATACATGTGAAATGTGAGCAGATTGAAGTCAACTGAATCGGATTAGTGTGTGGCATAGGAATAGATCTATTCAAGAGATTAAAAGGAAATAGATAGAGTTGAATAGAGTTACTTTTAAGCTCATCGAGCCAGCGACCGACGCTATCGAAGGTGGTTCGGCGGGATATGTCATAGACAATTAGAGCGCCAACTGCACCACGATAGTAGGCGGAGGTGACGGCACGAAAGCGCTCCTGGCCGGCGGTGTCCCAAATCTGGGCCTTGACTTCCTTATTGTCGATCTGGAGGCTTTGAGTTTGGAATTCAACGCCGATGGTGGCCTTAGAGTGGAGGTTGAACTCGTTGCGAGCATAGCGGGACAGAAGGTTGGACTTGCCGACGGCAGAGTCTCCGATTATAACGATCTTGAAGAGGTACTCTTCACCTCCCTCGTCCTCCGATGATGACATTGTTATCCGATTAGAACAGATCACCTGCTGAATTTTGAAATAGAATCAAAAGATCAGAAGAGTAGGGCTTTGCTCTTACTTCTGCTGTGCCTGACCTGTGATGTGTTGAGTGCCGACTACTAAAGACGAGAAGGGAGACAGAGCGAGAAAGGAGAGGGGTTATAAAGATTCAAGTGGATGCCTCCAACCTGGCATCAACACACCGCGTGTTTGTAGTACCATTTTAGATAAAAACTCATCCATTGTACACATAATAATTTAAAGTTGTTAAATAGTTtgattaatttgatataatttttatttaaggatgatcaattattaattttacattaaattaactgtacttaaatttttattttttaattatacattTGCACATTTATCGTTAGaaatatcatattttatttgatattttatttttatatttcttaaatttataatttattataaaaagttttatgaattatataacattattttttattgttaatgaCATGCACTcgttaaatttatcaaaaataataattattagcatattaaaatataattatttaactttaaaaatattaatttttttaaaatatttgttaaataattaCATCTTATGTATTCTTACCATATAATTAATNNNNNNNNNNNNNNNNNNNNNNNNNNNNNNNNNNNNNNNNNNNNNNNNNNNNNNNNNNNNNNNNNNNNNNNNNNNNNNNNCTAATTTGTATAAcatgaataatttttaaaaatttaaaaaaaaataataatttattcagtGTTTAATTTAAgattcattaaaaattaatttaaatatttgttctttgatttttaataatttttttatattaaacatTTAAATGTCTTATCAAATGTCCTTGAcatatttatattagaaaaatattttgtaaaataattttggttGCATATCGAtgataacaaaatttaataatattgtcTTTCTTtattaaatgttaaaaattattcGTGAACCAAAccttaaaaaaaatcagaattaacCAATTATTAGACTCACCTATAACATTTAGACTATTTGAAAAGATGTAATATACACGTTTTGGACAGatatgtaataaataataatatttaattactttaaaataataaataagtagTAAGACATTTCTAATTTAGAGAGTTATTTATAGTAATAACACTAACTGATTTGTTCAAAGTGATATTATTGAAGACATGCTTAATAAGAGAGTTTGTAATTATATtactgaaaataaataaaatttagagcaTATTATAGATATTTTGAGAGAGGATTGACAATTTATTTTGTCTTAAAAATCCGGGATAGATGATGTCATCTGCTTTATTGAGAGCTGCACTCAAGTTAAAATCCTCAATgagtaatataaattaaaacctACGCTAGTAGTAGTATATATACGAGTGTGTgttgtgtaaaaaaaaaaaaaaaaaaaaaaaaaatcttggaaAAATATCATGTTTGGGAGAGAATATAGTTACGTGGCTTTCGAATTCCAATAATTTCTTtactattaaataaaattgtagTCTCTACTTCAactccaaaaataataatgccgAGTTTTACTCTAAAATTTGAGGGTTTGAAACACcttaaagaatttaaaatttttgttaatattactAAAGAGACGTTACTAACTAATGAACTCTATTTTAGAAGATATGTGACTctgtataatttatataatatttgtgGATTTTTGTCTGAATTTTTGCTTTATGTTTTCtgtaattacaaaattatatatagaatgTAAAAGAATATAGATAAAAGATTGAGTTCggataacttttttattttattcctagTCTCTTGATTATCGGTGAATTTATCCTCTCATTCTTACAACAAAAGATCTTGTGATCTCTCCTTTTTACTGGCACTACTATAAATTCACTATAGTTTTGTCGGAACGAGttcatttttaaaagaaataaagtctTTGTTGAGGATAAAATTTATGAAATAACTAACTCTCTAGTTGGTTAAAGACCACCACCTGATTCCAAGCTAAGTTATCTCTGATAAGAGGAGGGTAGGTAACTTTACGGAGAAATAGGTGCattatctatttttcaaaattctcgtCTATTAAACTTAATTCAGATAATTCTATGATAAAAGATCAAAAGACAGCCTGTGAAAAACTTTTCAGGGATCATAAAGAATAGAGTAAAAGATAAATAGGTCCCTAACCTTTTTTCTGTAGACATTTTCGTCCCTAaagattgaaaaatatattcatGTCCCTAACCTTTTTAAAACGTGAACAAATTTATCCTTCCGTTGAAGTCACTCCGTTAGACCCGACAGAAAAGTCTGACGTGACTCCGTAACGCTGACCTGTCCGTTACGGGATGACACGTGGCTTTGAACTTTTGAAAATAGGACATATTAATCCCTATGCACCAAAACGACGCTGTTTCACCTCCTCCTCTCCAAACACACTTTAATTCCCTTCTGCAATACGCCGTTTCACCCCCAAAGCCAAACTCTCTGACTTATTGtctcttctttctttcaaatCTCAATCTTTAACCGTCGATCTTCTTGTTGCACGTGACCTCAATTCATGCTTCAAATTCCTCATTCCTTTCTCCCCAGAGTCTTATCGCCGAAAGCTCTTCTCCGCTACGTTCATTGGTTCCAACGGTAGAAAGGAAGATGATTGCCTCATCTGGTGGCCGCCGCAGCCCGTCTTGGACCTCACACGCCTTGCCGTCGATTCCGGCGGTCACCCTTCAACCATTCATCGCCTCCTCAATCCACCACTTTGATTTCATAAATAGGAAGGAGAAGAGAATGGAGAAGCCTACCACTATGACTGTAACATCAACTGTGACTATAGGTAAAGCGATGGGAGAAGGTTCAGGTATAGGCCAGACTGGTGCCACTGCTCTCAAGACTCCTCAGAATATTATGATGAGTTCTAGAATGGGTATGGGTATGGGCATAGGCATGAACAACAGTCCGCGTGCTGCTATGGGAATGGGAATAGGAATGAACAATGGCCTTAGTACTGGAATGGGGATGGGAGGCTACAGAGGCATTAATCCATCAATAGGCATGGGCATCCCTCTGGGAATGGGTAATGGAGCAAGGAGTCCAAATGCAACCCCCTATGGGAATGCCTCCCGAATCTAACATGCCGGGTAACTATAATAAACCCATGATGGGTCTGGATAGTTATGCCTAACAGCCATATGGTGGCTACCGGTGAGATAGGACGAACTTCAAGAGAGCATGGTGAAGTATAGTCACTTGGTTGTTTTGTTACAAGTTGAGAGATGAAATGTCTAAGTGCCAATGCTACTAGTGGTCCACATGGTAACATGAATTTTATAGCGGTGTATCTTCAACTATAATTTTATGGGCATAGACTCGAGGTTAGTTTACGGTgttgtttgttttgatttgaGATGTTATTCAAATGGATATtggatttattttttgaaagcaCGTATTATTACAACTTGAATGGCTGATCATCAGAAAGTTGGTCTTGTTGAGAGGGATATAGAACAGGTTTGGAATTACTTGCTCTTCATTTTTGGGCTTCAATTTTTTCGAGAGCTATAATGAATGTAGCTGCTGTTAgattttagtattatattttattgaaataCATAATTCATTAGTGTGCCATTGTTATTCTGTTGCTTAAATAACTTGTAATTGATCTTTTTTGTTGACTGAGGAGATAATGAAACTTGAAGTTGTGGTCATTTCTCATGCTTTACGGTTTTGCAGTTGCAGATTTATGGAACTTTGAGGGAGCAGGTTAAATGGGTGTTATGGGTATTACGCAAGGGGATTAGAGTGTGTCTGGAGGGTCTTTGGTGAAACGGTATCATTTTGGTGTCGAAGGACTAATATTTCCTTTTTTAAAAGTTACGTGCAATGTGGGCTCCCGTAACGATCAAATCAGCGCTATGAAAATCACGTTAGACTTTTCCGTCAGGTCTAACAAAATCATTTCaacgaaaagataaatttattcACGTTTTAGAAAAGTCAAAAACATGAAAgtatttttcaatcttttaGGACAAAAATATctgcaaaaaaaatcaaaaacttaTTTATCGTTTACTCTAAAGAATAATTCTTAGCAACCTACAGTGCTCATAAGTACTTGTACAATGACATTTGCTGAGCTCTGGAGTATCTTTTTGAAATTGGATCTGGTGCTAAATATGAAATTCACTTAGGTGGAGATGCAATTTGACTCAAAAGTAATTGATAGCTGtgcttttaaaattcaattgatctttatttttggaaatcttTGGTTTTAGCCAtctacattaaaataaaaattggactacaatgaataagagaaataaattctTGTACAGATAAATTAGCCTTACATGTATATAATAAGATTATGTTatgtatatactaaaattaatcattaaagtcaaccactaatataaaatatatgttagaatataaatacatattgaaaataaattaaatcacacacgtatttatacataaatatattagtgattgattttagtgactaattttagtatataaataatatgtttgatataatttataatataattgttattttttttgtcttcctgtatttttctttttttatttttgcagattcggttgaaattatattttttaaaataataattgtgtaatttatttttttgggatatttttgttcagttgttaataaaaaatataaatataaacaaataatattgttactaaaataaaaatagaaatatgtagttttataattttaataaaaaaataattaacaaaattattaacatGCATAACCACATAACCAGTTTGTTACAACAAACATTAAAATTTGTTTAGTTACTTTGAcgtaaaattaaagtttaatagCACagaatgtttttaaaattaattgaaaaatagaaataatatttaaattagtctCTCAAACCAGATACGAAGAACAACGTGAACCTTTTATAATATCATTGATTAATCACTTGATTGACTTAATTATTAATAAGAATTTAGAACTTATGAACTACTTTGATCGTTGAATGAAAACTCCATGATTATTATGTCACAAATTAATCCTACTAGAATGACACGCACGGagtcaaataaatatttaataaatatgttCGAAGGGTTTTTGAATGGGTCAAATGTATTGGATACATGGGATGATAGGAGACTTAGATTTGGGTAGTTGGCGTGGGATTGGACTTCTCGAGCTGACATTGAAGGGAGAGGAAAGGTGTTTGAGGATCTCCTAGGCTGATGAAGTGGTGAGGGGGGAGCTACCTGTAAAATGGATTCCGATACTCAAGTTAGAATCCATACAAGGTGGCAGAAAAAGTGAGGGTTAGGTGACGTACTTCTGGAGAGGGGTAGGGCCTTCTCCTTATATAGTCTACACTAGGACGGGTCCCATGGGAGCAGACCCACCTTTCAGAAAATTTCCTTCCCCAGCTGTCAGGTGTCTCATGGGAGGGGAGGTGGCGGTTTGGGTCGCCTCCTGGTTCGAGTTTCGTGTTTCCATCGGGTCGGCTAGTCGTTCGGGTCCGGGCAGTGGGCCAGCTGGGTCGGGCCGAAACATTGCCCCCAACGTGCCAGCTATGGTCGTGAGTGCCGTTGTTGGCGTGTTCCATTCTACCTTCTCCTCGGTTGGGTGCTCGCTGAGTCGGCCGCTCGTGATAGGGGCGTGCCCTTTACGCGCGAGTGGGTTTCGTCCGTTTCGGGGGAGCGTCATGCGTCGCCTCGTTCTTTGCGTTTGGCATTTAATGTCATTATGACTGATTTGAAAGCTTGGAGAAAAGTCTATTTGACCCCTGACTTCCGCGCTTTCCAGTAGTGGCAATTATTCCCCAGTTTTCATCTTCTTTCCCCACTTTCGCGTTCCATCTTCCCATTCCTGAGTCACTCCTGCACTTCTCCTTATCCTCTTTCCTCTCAACCTCTCTGTATTCCATTGCCTTGGTCCACTTCCAATTCAACTGCACCCCTTCAGATTTTTCCCAACATTTCCTGGTGACAATTTTCCTGGTAAGCATCCCTTTCCTTATCTCAAATGGTTGAATGCTGCCATTGTCATTGTTGCTACTGCTTCGTCTTTGTAGTTCATAGGTTGTGTATGCCTTTTCACTTGGATTACGCCGCTGTTAGTTAGGCTTTTAGGGGGGTTACTactatatttttagtttttgtttacATCCTTTGCCTAACTGTAGATAGGCTTATTGTGACGCGTAGTGCTAGTTCCGGCTTACCCGGTTTTCCGTCCTACCAAACTCATTGACTAAGTGGTGCCCCCACTGTAGGTATGGCATAGCGTCCTGTTGTGAGGGCTCATGTAGACTGGTATGTGGTGCGGAATTTCTAACCACAAAttaaccgacaagtgcaccgggtcgtaccaagtagtacctcaagtgaatgagggtcgatcctacgaggattgatggactaagaaataatggttgattaatttacttagttagataagaagaaaatggtgtttgagagtttaaagcattaaacagtaaattcaggATATCAGAAGGCAAGCAGTAAAAAAGttgtgaataatatatggagaaacaATTAAGGCTTGAGAGATATCTATTTtttggattgacttttcttactaactattttaatcatgcaagatttaattcatggcaaactatatgtgactaaaccctaattccttagacctttttagtctcctctaaaattcatcaaccgccaattccttggtcacttaattccaattagagggtgaagttcaattgtagtttatatgccacaaaaatcctaattacccaaatataagaggattatatgtcacgtatcccattaagtctagataattaaaaatttaggagaatatattttcaagctgttgttcaagtaaagagcttttccaagttatacaagaactcaattagaacctAGGTCATACTTCTATTCAATCcagattcataaaataaagaacaaaaacaattcttgaattataaatcatTACATGAATTAAGATAGAAAAGTAAtattatcaatccatacaatagacagagctcctaaccttaacattggaggtttagttgcttatggttcagagagaaaaactaAGATTCAAGTAAACTGTAAATTGCGGAATgaggtagaagagaagagatgagaagagcccgaagggctgattcttttcccttttatatctaatcctgaTTAATGTAAAACATAtttcctaaaaataaaataatatcttttcatctttaaaataattttaaagcttaatcagaataaataataatcttCGTAGGCCTTCAAGTGGAGCGTGGGGACCATGTGGATTATTAGgatccacgctgaacttggaaattctcaagttcagcgtggatgaGGCAGTGTGTCCCTTTTGTGCTgagtccacgctgaacttggaaattctcaagttcagcgtggatgaTGTGTGCTTCTTCCTTTATGCATTGgactccacgctgaacttgagaAAGCTCAAGTTCAGCGTAGGCAGAGTGAAATGGAAAAAGGGTATACTATTAAACATCGTTGGAAATCTCTgtaagttagctttccaatgtcGCTATAATCacgtcaattggacttctgtagctcaagttatttttgtttgagtgcaaggaggtcagagtTGACAACATCAttcactttcttccttttctgctaCAAAACTCCGTCAAATCTATCCAAATActacctgaaataaacaaaaattaaaaacaacttaaagtagcattcatagtggctaaaggtaattaaatcttgattaaactcaacaatttgaatgcaaatttactagaaaaagatatagaagatgctcacgcatcagtatGCCTGTGTGACATCAGATGTGAAGGATACTCCTTCGCGAATAACTCTGGAGGAGCTCATGGAGTTCTGTCAAACTGACTGGTTGTGCGGGGAAGGTCCCGAGGAGGATCACTACGACGTATTCGTTCCGACAGACCGAGAACAAATATGCCACCTTAACCTAAACACCCTTTGGTCACTGATTGCATCTGGGTGTACAAGGTGATGTTCACCAGCTTGGGGGTTCACATCCCATTCTCACCCTTCCAAATGGCGCTACTGAACTGATGTGATGTGGCACCGTCACAACTAAACCCAAACAGTTGGGCCTCCATCCGATGCTTCGAGATGATCTGGGAATATCTCAAACTACCGGTCTCAGTGGAGGTCTTCTTGTGGTTTTTTTTCTTAACGAATCCCTCCAAGGAAGGGAGAGCCAAGAAAAGATACATGTCTTTCTGGGCGTCCCAGGGTAGACGGATTTTCGGCTTGTTCGAAGACTATTTTCATGGTTTCAAAGAAAAGTACTTTAAAGTGCAACCTGTCGAAGGTCAGCATCCCTTCTAGTTAACTTTGGAGGGAGAACGTTGCATCCCAACTTACTGGAGCTTTGGAGACGGAGCCAATGCATTCACAAAGGTGACTTACAAAGGCCTGACCCAACAGAATAAAAAGGTTGCTGACGTACTGTTGGCTCTTTTTGGCAAAAATAACGTTAACCCTCACCTTCTTGTGGGTGATCGCGAGATGGGTATGGGTTACATAGGTGAGTAGTCGGCTGGTCGTAGCTTCTTGATTTCTAATGctcaacttatttatttattcagcATCTCGCTTAACGAGCTCTTACGTGTTTCCTTGTTTTAGTGTAAATGGCTGGCGAGCAGATTGGACTTGACACATTGTTTTCTATGTTCCTTCCTGGGGACAGCGATGATAGCTCCACCACTCATGCCAACGAGGCGCTGCTTTCCCCTATTGTTGAAGTACAATCCCAACCTCCCTAAGGGGAGGTGATCAGTACAAGCACCGGTCCGACTCCCCGACTAGAGGTCGAGGAAGAGGGGGCGGGGCCCGAGGTCGTCGTCGTTGATAATCCGAGGAAAAGGAAACCGACCTCGAGCCCTGAGGGAGTTCTCACCGTGATGGAGAAGAACTTCGATGCTGGGAACTTTATTGACTCCCAACTCCTACTCGGCACAGAGGACTTCTTTCTCGGTGGGGATCTTGCCTCCCAAGCCAAGTAGGTATATCGCACCTTGCTTGGTGCTGCCACTATAGCAAGGAAAGCAGAACCCGTCTTGGCTGGGGCTCAGACTCTAGAGGGTAAGCTTCAGTCGGCCATCAATTCCTAGGAGAAGTTAAAACTCGAAGTGAAGTCACTGCAGGCACAACTGGCTACTTCTGAGGAGAAAGTGAAGACTTCCAACGCAACAGTCGCCCGACTTACCGAGTGAGAGCTCACTCTAAAAGGTCAGCTCAACGTTGCCCAAGGTTAGGTGAAGGAATTGGAGAAAGAGCGCGATGATGCCATCTCGTCGCCGCTAAAGCTGAGGCCACCGaactgaagaagaaaaataaagagactGTGAAGCATGCTCGGAATGCCATTGGGGCCACCGAGGAGGCGATCAAAGCGCAAGTGAAGTTGCTGGTTCCTGGCTTTGATCAATCCCGAGAAGCTGGGTTCTGCAAGAACACCATGCTCTCCATATACTACAGCGTGCCAAGTGTCAAGTCTTTGTGTTCTTTGGAAAATTTTCCAAAATGATAGCCAAGGGGTTCGAACTCCTAACTCCAAGGTTGCAGGAAAGACAGTCATGCCACCAAGCTACATTGCTTCTTGCCattatatattcaaattataatacatatagtaatttcttattttatttatattcaattaattttaattttaaagtcactcatttttaaatcaattatattttatttaactataaattttgttaatatatatatatattcaataaattcttatagtatataataataggtAAAAACTCACATGCAGTTGTCTTTATATTAAGTTGATAGTTTAAAATCATTAGATAATATTTAGTTAAActtgtcaaatcatctaactattttaaatatcaacttcatatgaaaattaactgtatgtaagtttttatttataataatagaataatacaataaatataaattaattaataaaatattaaaatttaaaaatgataattatttttataaacattaaataaaagtatttataattaaaaaataattaaattttatata from Arachis duranensis cultivar V14167 chromosome 4, aradu.V14167.gnm2.J7QH, whole genome shotgun sequence encodes:
- the LOC107486848 gene encoding ras-related protein RABA5d produces the protein MSSSEDEGGEEYLFKIVIIGDSAVGKSNLLSRYARNEFNLHSKATIGVEFQTQSLQIDNKEVKAQIWDTAGQERFRAVTSAYYRGAVGALIVYDISRRTTFDSVGRWLDELKTHCDTTVAMMLVGNKCDLDNIRAVSIEEGKSLAEAEGLFFMETSALDATNVKTAFEMVIREIYNSDTYKAELSVNRVSLVNNGDATSKQNQSYFSCCSR